A single region of the Nicotiana sylvestris chromosome 6, ASM39365v2, whole genome shotgun sequence genome encodes:
- the LOC138871138 gene encoding uncharacterized protein, whose protein sequence is MDQDISHWHIWDDLARDFVRQFQYNIDIALDRNSLSNLKKNSSESFREYAVKWRKQAARVKPPMDETEMLFPKLVQMGLLQPVPPNRQNPESPSYQPGARCAYHFGVEGHDTESCWTLKRVVENLIEQKRIVLKDEDIPNVTNNPLPAHNNGPVIGMICEDKEFDPALKAIIAIADVEKNPKADAKQEKGEKKSKPTPQNTEKTVETKTEVVPSKDAILYVPRCPRKGQVTLSPPRRFELNKGSKMYVPKGTYVVRGPIISPRLNEPVVIGRAPQRPMTDPTTIPWNYNEAVVTYKEKEVLGEVNETNPAEKYLNLEEVNNATKKCFPLKKPVSAEEAEFFRKMKTADYEIIDQLRKSHAQVSLLSLLMNSTEHQKVLIKTLNEAYIPIETTVEQLERMAERFFTINQISFSKNDLPSEGATHNKALHITVKCEGYYVKRVMVDGGSGVDICPLSTLQKMDIKIERISPNNICVRAFDGIKRDTIGEIDLILTIGPVDFEVTFQFLDMDTSYNFLLGRPWIHTAGVVPSTLHQMVKLEYEDQEIIVHGEDEQSIYRVPSVPCLEAREGSEHIVYQVFEVVVADQYKEGSPCPQPFLSKASIMVAKEMIRHGYKPGKGLRASLQGITEPITLLATKKFFGVGFHATEADVMWANQRKSNGWVLSQPIPHLYRTFVRPKWAPAADLKLETKFPHSSGGRLPLTYKLEVDSLVL, encoded by the exons atggatcaggatataTCTCATTGGCATATCTGGGACGACTTGGCTCgggattttgtcaggcagtttcaatataacatcgacattgcccttGACAGGAATTCATtatcaaatctaaagaagaattCCTCGGAGAGCTTTCGagagtatgctgtcaaatggcgcaaacaagcggccagagtcaagcctccaatggacgaaacagaaatg cttttccctaaattggtccaaatgggtttgttacaacccgtacccccaaataggcaaaacccagagtcaccctcttaccaacctgGCGCTCGATGTGCATATCATTTTGGGgtggaagggcatgacactgagagctgttggactttgaaaagggttgttgaaaatcTCATAGAACAAAAACGGATAGTGTTAAAGGATgaagacattcctaatgtgaccaacaacccattaccggctcacaacaatggaccggttattggaatgatctgcgaagataaagagtttgatcctgccttgaaagccatcattgcaatcgCCGACGTCGAGAAAAATCCAAAGGCTGATGCAAAGCAAGAAAaaggggagaagaagagtaaACCCACCCCTCAAAATACAGAAAAAACAGTGGAAACCAAAACTGAGGTAGTACCCTCGAAAGATGCCATCCTTTATGTGCCCCGGTGTCCTAGGAAAGGACAagtgacattgagccctccaagaaggtttgagctgaacaaaggatctaaaatgtatgtgccaaaagggacTTATGTGGTACGAgggccaataatttcaccaaggctgaatgagcccgtggttattggccgcgcgccgcagaggcccatgacagatcctactaccatcccatggaattataacgaggcggtagtaacctacaaagaaaaagaagtcCTGGGAGAAGTAAATGAAACTAACCCGGCTGAGAAATACCTCAATCTGGAGGAAGTGAATAATGCCACGAAGAAGTGTTTCCCACTCAAGAAGCCAGTTAGTGCTGAAGAAGCAGAGTTcttcaggaaaatgaaaactgcggactacgagataattgaccaactccgaaagtctcATGCTCAGGTCTCTTTGTTGTCTCTATTAATGAATTCAACTGAacatcagaaagtgttgatcaaaaccctcaatgAAGCTTACATTCCGATTGAAACTACTGTGGAACAACtggagaggatggcagaaagattcttcaCAATCAATCAGATCTCCTTTAGCAAGAATGACCTGCCCTCGGAGGGGGCCACCCACAACAAAGCCCTCCACATAACAGTTAAATGTGAGGGGTACTATGTGAAGAGAGTCATGGTGGATGGCGGTTCCGGAGTAGATATTTGCCCTCTCTCAACTCTGCAAAAAATGGATATCAAGATTGAGAGAATCAGTCCCAACAACATATGTGTTCGTGCCTTTGATGGCATCAAAAGAGACACCATAGGCGAgattgatttgattttgactattggacctgtggattttgaggtgacctttcaATTCCTAGACATGGATACTTcttataatttcctcttgggaaggccttggattcacaCGGCAGGAGTCGTACCttccactctccaccagatggtgaaattggAATATGAAGATCAGGAGATCATAGTCCACGGAGAGGATGAGCAATCGATCTATCGGGTCCCGTCGGTCCCATGCCTCGAAGCTAGGGAAGGTagtgaacatatagtctatcaagttttcgaggttgtggtcgcagaccaataTAAAGAAGGAAGCCCTTGCCCTCAGCCTTTTCTCTCAAAAGCGTCaattatggttgccaaggaaatgatcaggcatggttataaacccgggaaggggctcagggcatcattgcaaggtatcaccgAACCTATCACCTTACTTGCCACCAAGAAGTTCTTCGGTGTGGGTTTTCATGCCACAGAAGCTGATGTGATGTGGGCAAATCAACgaaagagcaatggttgggttttatctcagccaattccgcatctctacagaacatttgtcaggcccaa